The DNA segment TAGATCTGAAGAAATACAAACATCTGGAAGGATTCAGGTCCTCTGGAAAGAAATCAAACCCTATTGCTTCTCTGTCATAAAGGGAAAGCATACCCCCCTCTCCTTCAAATTCGTTCTTCAGCTTCCAAAGAAAGAGACTTTAGATCTGATTGAAAAAAGCGGTCTTCCTATCAAAGGGGATGACCTCTTCGGACTCTATGTAAATTGTCAGTATAATGGTGATACACTGACACTCACCACCGGCACTTCTCTTCGTGTATTTACACTGGACAAATCTTTAGATCATGCCTGGGATCAGAAACTTAAAAGTTTTCTGAGCAGTCAGAATATCGAAGTATGCGAAAATTAAATCAAAGCAGCTTTCACCGCATA comes from the Blautia liquoris genome and includes:
- a CDS encoding DUF5721 family protein, with protein sequence MIALTVRSLKAFMNSLLIADTFDCFQVSEATITTFTTFSIDGILHPDFYGSDRSEEIQTSGRIQVLWKEIKPYCFSVIKGKHTPLSFKFVLQLPKKETLDLIEKSGLPIKGDDLFGLYVNCQYNGDTLTLTTGTSLRVFTLDKSLDHAWDQKLKSFLSSQNIEVCEN